From the Rhea pennata isolate bPtePen1 chromosome 12, bPtePen1.pri, whole genome shotgun sequence genome, the window gcgctggccagctgctgctcgctgctgctcttTGGAGCTGCTCCGCAGCCAGGCGAGCACGCCGGAGGCAGCAAGGGCACGCAGGAGGGGCCTCTCGCCgtcaggcagaggagcaggggcaCATTGGACAGGAGTCTTGGGCGAGGAGACAAGAAGAGCGTCCTTTTCCCCTGCCTGGAGAGGCGAGCTAAGGGCAAGGGAGCAAGGGAGATGGAGGGCTGCTGGACCGAGACCATCAGCCCCGACCAGAAGTCcttgttcccaacgctcctgcagctctccgCCAAAGGTAAGGGCTTCGGGGGCTGCTTCCCCAGGTGCTGCCGAGACTCTTAGCTGTCCAAATAGCTGTGCAGccggggctgtgggggtggctgcGCAGCGCTGCGGGCTGCCACCAGAGCCTGCCTGGCCTGGGAGCAAAGGGGTGGCACGTCCCAGAGGGCTGGGCCTGACATGtctttcccttgctttccagagaTTATTGCTATTTGGGACGCCGTGTCCAACTACATCCTGGAAGAGATGATGCGGGACAAGGTGGGCTGGTGTCCTGGTCGCCCTGGCCCCGCAGGGCTTCAGCTCTCCAGAGAGCACAGGGTGCCCGGGAGCAACActtcccccagccccacggcagcaCACCACCACTAGCCcgtgtgctgcagagcagccttgGGGCCAGCCCCGAGAGAAAAAACGGGCAGCTTTAGTGTGAGAAAGCGTTTGGCAcctcccagagctgctctcttccctgtggccCCGTACAAAAGACCAGGCAGAGAGACAGCGGTCTGTGCCAGGGCTCTCGGGAGCCTTCAGGGTCTCCTCCAGCCGAGAGACGATAACGAACCTTTTGAGGAGGCTGAGGACAACGTGATCCACTGAACGTGCCTCTTCTCTAAAGCCTTCCTACGTGCCACATTGCACGCCAGCAGTAGGGAGGGCACAGAGCAGGGTTCCCACGCGCcgacaaacagcactttctccATCTCCACGAGACTTACTtgttggggggcggggggcctTTGTGTCTTTGCTGTGTGCAGGGTGTCCTGCTAGAGGGGCTCGGCACCTTTGGCACGGTCCGAGAGCCACTGCGCCTTGGCAAAAGTGACGTGCTGATGGTTCGAAGGCCTGTCTTCCAGCTGGGCATGGACATGGTCTGGCTGCAGGAGCCCCAGCGCCCCAAAGTGACCCTCCCTGGTAAGATGGCAGCGGCCACCCTCGGCTTCCCGCGGCCACACCACGCACGGGCTCTGTGGCTGGATGCTCCCTGCTCTTTGGGAGGggcaggcagaagcagagaCGTCCAGCTTCATCACCCCACACAGAGCTCTTTCCGGGGAGAATTGCTTTTCTGTAGCAGTTTGGACTACAGAATATCGCACACCGTCGCGCTCGCTCTCTCTTGGAACTGCCCTAACACCCAGCTCCACGCCATTCACCTTTCTTGATGGCCCAGCCGTGGAACTTTGGCCTGCTGTGGCAGTGACGTTGCTCCTCTTCCGTGCAGACACCATCAAGGTCAAGCCGCTGAATTACCGGCACTTGTCCCGGGCCACCTCCTTCTCGAGGCGCGTGGTGGAAGACTGCGTGGAAGAGACCATCCGCTTGTTCTCTTCCCATGTGCGGAACAAAGAGAAGGTCGCCTTTGCCTTCAGGGACATCGGGCTTCTCACTTGCCAAAAGGACCAAGTGCGCATGAGGTTTTATCCTCACTGCACACAGCGGCTGGAGGGCACTGCAAGCCTGGCTGCAGCCCACTGCAGCGTAAGTTGCTCAGGTTTCCCCGGCTACTCGCACTTCTTTGGCCATCCTATCGCAGGGCGCCCAACCGGATGCCCGTTGGCCAGCTCGAGCATGGCAGGCTGATGGAACGCCTTCCCCAGGCCTTGCTGCCAGTGCAAAGGGAGCACCTCCTGACTTTCTTGCCCCTTGCCCCTGCAGAAAGCCGGGCAGTGTTATGAGCCGGGCTCTGGCAGTGTTAGGTGCCAGGCTCTGCTCTTTGCTGGGCAGCTTCTCCGCACCAAAAAGGGAGGGGCTCCTGTTCTCGGTGGAGGGCTTTGGAGAGGCAGCCCCCTCTTGTTGCAgcagaatgctctgctgccttcagcagccAAGAGAGAACTGCCTCGGAAGCCTCACAATGGGTCCGTGTTACCTTGCAGAAACGGCAGATGACACATTTGTCCATCTCCGGCAGACCTGCTGCTCTGGGGAGCCGGCCTAGCCCTGTGCACGTGTTCCCGAGGTGAGCACGTTTCCTTTGCAGCCCTCGGCCAACCGAGCAGGCGGCTGCCCGGCTCCTGCTCGGCACCGTGCACCGCCCCGGCTGCACGCTCAGCATCGAGTTGGGAATAAGTCGCCCGCTGACTGGTTCCCGCTTAATTAATGCTCACTTCGGGCTACACGTGTCTTTGCCTGGAGGGACTGGGAACGCTGACTGCATTTCTCCAGCCCCACTTGCCCTGCTTCCCACCAGAGAGAAGGGACTGCACACAGCGAGGAATTTAGGGCTAtgccttctgtctttctggTTGCCAGGTTTCAGCTCTCTGTGCAAGGCAGCCCGGAGGCCCACGCTGCCCCTGCCGGCAGCCCAccagaggaggagctggaggaagagcTCGCGGGCGTCAGGAGCAGCAAAGGTCAGGGAAAAGCTGCCTTCAGACCCGGTTGAGTCCCTGTCCCATGCCGGGTGACAGCAGCGCCGTGAAAATGCACTCGCCAAGAGGCTGCTCTGAAGAGcatccttctttcctcctcacagAGCAGCGTCCTGGCAAGCTCCTGCAGCACCGCGAGGAGCTTTCTCTCCCCATGCTGCCAACCTGGGGGGAAGGCAGGCAGCGGCAAGGCCTGGAGAGCAAGCCTGCTGCCAGGTGAGAGCCTTGGCGGAAGGGCTGTGGGGGACACTTGTACCCGCACGGGGAGACGTCCCCTTTGGACACGCGGGCCCAAGGGACTCCAAAAGCCTCCTAACAAATGGCCCAGCAAAGGCTGCCCACTGGCCGCATGCGCAGCTTTGCGGGAGCGCCTCACGttgcctttgttttcttgcagcGTCCCAACCTTTTGGGGAGCTGAATGCAAATCTTTATTAGCAAACATCTCCTGCCCTTGTCCTAACGCGCCCTGGTGTATCTCCTCAGGAGCCCGAGGAAGCAGACAGCCCCCATCCTGGGCACCACTCTGCAGAAGGAAGCTGCCCTTAAGTACCTCCCACATCCTCCCGCCGGACCTCGGAGCCGCTGTGCCCCCGCCACTCCCACGGGTGCAGCACAGGTGCGTGATGGGGCTCCGGCTAATGCTTGCATCTCAGCGACTCGTCGCAAAGCTCCGGCCTGCGAGACTCCCTCCACAAAGGGCCCTCGCTGCACGGCCACCGGAGCTGTTGGGGGGCCTCTTTGGCTGCCGCTTTGGGGCGTAGTCAGGTGCTGCTGTTACAAGAGCTTTCCAGCCTGCCTTCTGCTGAAAAGCGTGCCAAAGAGGGATGGTGGTGAGGCTCAAGACAAGCGGTGGGAGAGCGggtgaaaagcaaaagccaaCAGTGGCCTGCCCAGAAGCCCTGCCCAAACGGACAAGACTAATGCTCTTGCCTTTCCCTGGCCCCGCAGCatgcagcctgccctgccacGCAGAGCTTCGGGACAGCTGCCCACGGCTCCCTCTCCAAAGACAAGCAGAGGCAGCACCAAGCACTGCgggaggagcagcagctctctgcactGGAGAAACGCGCCCGGCGCCAGGCCCAGGTACAGGCTGCCTTGCACGGCCCTGTGCAAAAGGGCATTTCGCTCGTCCAGACTGGCAGCGGAGccttgcaggcagcagggcccagGCAGACTGCTACCTCCAAGGAGCTGCGCCCAGGCTGGCCCACCCCTTCCCAGGAGGCAGACGGCTGCGGCCAGAGCAGGGCCCAGAAGGAGCCCGGTGCTGTAGCAAGGGCAGCTGGTGGCGGATGCCTCCCCAGCAGGCAGCCTCTGCCTGCGGTGCCTGCCTTCGAGCTAGAAACCAGCTCTCCGGGGCAGCTGCCTTGAGCCCCTGGGAGCCAGAAGTGCCGGGGCCAGAGCTGCAGGGGCTCAGCTATGGTAGCCCGTTCTATCGGCTCCTTGTGGAGCC encodes:
- the LOC134145693 gene encoding coiled-coil domain-containing protein 81-like isoform X1: MEGCWTETISPDQKSLFPTLLQLSAKEIIAIWDAVSNYILEEMMRDKGVLLEGLGTFGTVREPLRLGKSDVLMVRRPVFQLGMDMVWLQEPQRPKVTLPDTIKVKPLNYRHLSRATSFSRRVVEDCVEETIRLFSSHVRNKEKVAFAFRDIGLLTCQKDQVRMRFYPHCTQRLEGTASLAAAHCSKRQMTHLSISGRPAALGSRPSPVHVFPRFQLSVQGSPEAHAAPAGSPPEEELEEELAGVRSSKGQGKAAFRPEQRPGKLLQHREELSLPMLPTWGEGRQRQGLESKPAARSPRKQTAPILGTTLQKEAALKYLPHPPAGPRSRCAPATPTGAAQHAACPATQSFGTAAHGSLSKDKQRQHQALREEQQLSALEKRARRQAQIPLLEKQFDLEQRRCADTDVLGRPPQRLVSPQALQNMQLMTSYKVLRDRWKERVEQNRQWLRKEEEERRASVMSRLRSREQQDRALGAYHQNGFYAWK
- the LOC134145693 gene encoding coiled-coil domain-containing protein 81-like isoform X2 is translated as MEGCWTETISPDQKSLFPTLLQLSAKEIIAIWDAVSNYILEEMMRDKGVLLEGLGTFGTVREPLRLGKSDVLMVRRPVFQLGMDMVWLQEPQRPKVTLPDTIKVKPLNYRHLSRATSFSRRVVEDCVEETIRLFSSHVRNKEKVAFAFRDIGLLTCQKDQVRMRFYPHCTQRLEGTASLAAAHCSKRQMTHLSISGRPAALGSRPSPVHVFPRFQLSVQGSPEAHAAPAGSPPEEELEEELAGVRSSKEQRPGKLLQHREELSLPMLPTWGEGRQRQGLESKPAARSPRKQTAPILGTTLQKEAALKYLPHPPAGPRSRCAPATPTGAAQHAACPATQSFGTAAHGSLSKDKQRQHQALREEQQLSALEKRARRQAQIPLLEKQFDLEQRRCADTDVLGRPPQRLVSPQALQNMQLMTSYKVLRDRWKERVEQNRQWLRKEEEERRASVMSRLRSREQQDRALGAYHQNGFYAWK
- the LOC134145693 gene encoding uncharacterized protein LOC134145693 isoform X3 is translated as MMRDKGVLLEGLGTFGTVREPLRLGKSDVLMVRRPVFQLGMDMVWLQEPQRPKVTLPDTIKVKPLNYRHLSRATSFSRRVVEDCVEETIRLFSSHVRNKEKVAFAFRDIGLLTCQKDQVRMRFYPHCTQRLEGTASLAAAHCSKRQMTHLSISGRPAALGSRPSPVHVFPRFQLSVQGSPEAHAAPAGSPPEEELEEELAGVRSSKGQGKAAFRPEQRPGKLLQHREELSLPMLPTWGEGRQRQGLESKPAARSPRKQTAPILGTTLQKEAALKYLPHPPAGPRSRCAPATPTGAAQHAACPATQSFGTAAHGSLSKDKQRQHQALREEQQLSALEKRARRQAQIPLLEKQFDLEQRRCADTDVLGRPPQRLVSPQALQNMQLMTSYKVLRDRWKERVEQNRQWLRKEEEERRASVMSRLRSREQQDRALGAYHQNGFYAWK